TGGCTGCCCGCTTCAACAAGCCTGACAGTGAGATCGTCGACCACTACACGTAATACTTCTAATAATCTGAACATGCAGTGTCTTGCTGTTAGTCTGTGTGGTGCAGTTTTGGTAACATGTTTCATGAATTTTGTACAGGTACGTTATTTTGGGAGATGGTTGCCAAATGGAGGGTATTGCCAATGAAGCTTGCTCCTTGGCTGGACACTGGGGTCTTGGCAAGCTGATCGCTTTCTACGATGACAACCACATTTCCATCGATGGAGATACAGAGATTGCATTCACAGAGGACGTGAGCACCCGCTTTGAGGCTCTTGGGTGGCACACAATCTGGGTTAAGAATGGGAACAACGGTTATGATGACATCCGTGCAGCCATTAAGGAGGCGAAGGCAGTTACTGACAAGCCCACCTTAATCAAGGTTGGTTTCTTTGGTATTTGCAACCTTTTATGTTTTTTTTGCTGTAGATTTTATAACATTGGCCTAATTGGCACTCTATTTAGGTGACTACCACAATTGGTTTTGGATCTCCCAACAAGGCCAACTCATACAGTGTGCATGGAAGTGCATTGGGTGCCAAAGAGGTTGAAGCAACCAGGCAGAACCTTGGATGGCCCTATGAGCCATTCTTTGTACCAGAGGATGTCAAGAGGTTGGTCTACTCTCTGTTCTAGTAATCTAGTTATCTGGATGAACTAGTGAAATGCATAGCACTCACACGGTTTCTTTGAATGGATCATTGCAGCCACTGGAGCCGCCACACACCCGAAGGTGCTGCACTTGAGGCTGATTGGAATGCTAAGTTTGCAGAGTACGAGAAGAAGTATGCAGATGATGCAGCAACCTTGAAAAGTATCATCACAGGAGAGTTCCCCACTGGCTGGGCTGATGCGCTTCCTGTAAGAATACATATCTACTTGCAATACGGCAGTTGATACTGATACATGGAGAATTAAACTCTAATGGTAGATTCTTGTTTTTTTTCTCTCTATATAGAAATACACTCCAGAGAGCCCAGGAGATGCCACCAGGAACCTCTCCCAGCAGTGCTTGAATGCACTTGCTAATGTTGTGCCTGGTCTTATTGGAGGTAGTGCTGATCTTGCGTCCTCCAACATGACTCTGCTTAAGATGTTTGGTGACTTCCAGAAGGATACGGCTGAAGAGCGCAATGTCCGGTTTGGAGTCAGAGAGCACGGAATGGGCGCCATTTGCAATGGCATTGCTCTGCACAGTCCAGGGTTTGTTCCGTACTGTGCTACATTCTTTGTCTTCACCGATTACATGAGAGGCGCCATGAGGATCTCAGCTCTGTCTGAAGCCGGAGTTATCTATGTTATGACCCACGACTCTATTGGTCTTGGAGAAGATGGCCCGACCCATCAGCCCATTGAGCACTTGGTGAGTTTCCGCGCAATGCCAAACATATTGATGCTCCGCCCTGCTGATGGCAATGAGACCGCCGGAGCATACAAAGTTGCAGTTCTCAACAGGAAGAGGCCATCTATTCTCGCTCTGTCCAGGCAAAAGCTTCCTCACCTGCCTGGTACCTCAATTGAGGGTGTCGGGAAGGGTGGATATACCATCTCCGACAACTCAACTGGCAACAAGCCTGATCTCATCGTGTTGGGTACCGGCTCTGAACTGGAGATTGCGGAAAAGGCCGCCGATGAGTTGAGGAAGGAGGGCAAGACAGTCCGTGTCATCTCATTTGTTTCCTGGGAACTTTTCGATGAGCAGTCAGATGAATACAAGGAGAGTGTCCTCCCTGCAGCCGTCACCGCAAGAATCAGCATTGAGGCCGGGTCTACTCTTGGCTGGCAGAAGTATATCGGAACCCAGGGCAAGGCCATTGGCATCGACAAGTTCGGTGCGAGTGCTCCTGCCGGAACGATCTACAAGGAGTATGGCATCACTGTGGAGAGCGTCATCGCGGCGGCCAAGAGCTTTTAAGAGTTGATAACAACAGTCTTGAGTTTTTTGTCATCATTGATGCCAAAGGAACACTGTACCTCGAGGTCTTGTGCCCTAAAGCTTGGAATAAACAATGGAGGGAGCGGAAGGATGCCTGCATTTGGAGCGTGAGTGGTATTTTAGGCCTGTAATAAACAATGCCTTTTCCATTTATGTTGGGTTTTATTCGGTGACCCTCACACGAACACGATTCATGAAGGTGAGCCTGGTTGTTAATTAAATCGGGTGCTGGTTTTTGGTAACATTGTCAATGACCTTACCTTCTTGCAGCGATGCTTCATTCTTTGCAGTATCGTGGGTTTAAGTCGCACTGTGGCTTAGTTGTTGCTATTTTTGCTCTTTGTTACAGTTTGCTAATGGATTTTATGATACATAGTCCTAGCATTTATATATTGAGCTCAATA
The nucleotide sequence above comes from Miscanthus floridulus cultivar M001 chromosome 18, ASM1932011v1, whole genome shotgun sequence. Encoded proteins:
- the LOC136523245 gene encoding transketolase, chloroplastic-like → MSVRSTSRKYERQVPWGLRGIAGVRSGGARVAMELTSRAQRKSGGARASSGQAWSTRPRLAISASPPPGRRTHTAPITDTMAAHSVAAAHATIAARAAPSAGASAPAERLGFRLSSLAGRGLRSPLPARRAPSAAASRRQRVVRAAAVETLEGKAATGELLEKSVNTIRFLAIDAVEKANSGHPGLPMGCAPMGHILYDEVMRYNPKNPYWFNRDRFVLSAGHGCMLQYALLHLAGYDSVKEEDLKQFRQWGSKTPGHPENFETPGVEVTTGPLGQGMANAVGLALAEKHLAARFNKPDSEIVDHYTYVILGDGCQMEGIANEACSLAGHWGLGKLIAFYDDNHISIDGDTEIAFTEDVSTRFEALGWHTIWVKNGNNGYDDIRAAIKEAKAVTDKPTLIKVTTTIGFGSPNKANSYSVHGSALGAKEVEATRQNLGWPYEPFFVPEDVKSHWSRHTPEGAALEADWNAKFAEYEKKYADDAATLKSIITGEFPTGWADALPKYTPESPGDATRNLSQQCLNALANVVPGLIGGSADLASSNMTLLKMFGDFQKDTAEERNVRFGVREHGMGAICNGIALHSPGFVPYCATFFVFTDYMRGAMRISALSEAGVIYVMTHDSIGLGEDGPTHQPIEHLVSFRAMPNILMLRPADGNETAGAYKVAVLNRKRPSILALSRQKLPHLPGTSIEGVGKGGYTISDNSTGNKPDLIVLGTGSELEIAEKAADELRKEGKTVRVISFVSWELFDEQSDEYKESVLPAAVTARISIEAGSTLGWQKYIGTQGKAIGIDKFGASAPAGTIYKEYGITVESVIAAAKSF